The Hydra vulgaris chromosome 11, alternate assembly HydraT2T_AEP genome contains a region encoding:
- the LOC105843905 gene encoding uncharacterized protein LOC105843905 isoform X2, whose translation MFFRLKRYEDVDDTRSEAMPENYQTRSKLVNIPSFINNLKSPLKPPPTRNNLFDLYRTDAGHLEMEPFGLNSEEPDLLNINNMPSFLDFNEENANKVNNRIESYSRNSPQYNLVNKLQNLHINDYVQSSMEDPKTHLYNSMLLNAQHSRESFPLNQLEQNQLSLNNYLVSPTYSPSLESDRYINSNSIDDNSMHNSVISPIVQKPQQGDQIYPSRDLWSLMHERKSIDPLVKDTIEVDKEFSNADNKKEMTLNDRTSYFNTKNDASLLQNIIKTKSNEKDYKRVFDNETIVEYIIDDDKIINKTNDLTLLSENHGESTNDTLEFKNLLEEARKTKEQIDILSSKLEKDPEDANKVSNVSKKSKTDEESLKNDINVERGVRQLLVKHLIQVQIENHRKEEALETLLRHFPVSTSDLKTWNMTKGALKAIIKAKLTLLEPVVKTKKAA comes from the coding sequence ATGTTTTTTCGGTTAAAACGTTACGAGGATGTTGATGATACTAGAAGTGAAGCTATGCCTGAAAATTATCAAACCAGGTCAAAGCTAGTCAATATtccaagttttataaataacttaaaaagccCACTAAAACCGCCGCCAACTAGAAATAACCTTTTTGATTTATATAGAACCGATGCTGGTCATCTAGAAATGGAACCATTCGGATTAAATTCGGAAGAGCCTGATTTGTTGAATATCAATAATATGCCATCTTTCTTAgattttaatgaagaaaatgcaaataaagtaaataatcgCATAGAAAGTTATTCAAGGAATTCCCCTCAATATAATCTCGTAAATAAACTACAAAACTTACATATCAATGACTATGTCCAGTCAAGCATGGAAGATCCAAAAACTCATTTGTATAATAGCATGCTTTTAAATGCGCAACACTCCAGAGAAAGTTTCCCTTTGAATCAGTTAGAACAAAACCAATTGTCTTTGAATAACTATTTAGTTAGTCCTACATATTCACCCTCTTTGGAAAGTGATCGCTATATAAATAGTAATTCGATAGATGATAACTCAATGCATAACAGCGTAATAAGTCCTATAGTTCAAAAACCTCAACAAGGTGATCAAATTTATCCATCGCGTGATTTATGGTCGTTAATGCATGAAAGAAAATCCATTGATCCGCTAGTAAAAGATACCATCGAAGTTGATAAAGAGTTCAGTAACGCggataacaaaaaagaaatgaCATTAAATGATAGAACATCAtactttaatacaaaaaatgatgcttctcttttacaaaatataataaagacaaaaagCAACGAAAAAGATTATAAACGAGTGTTTGATAATGAAACAATAGTCGAATATATTATTGACGacgataaaattattaataaaactaacgATTTAACCCTTTTGAGCGAAAACCACGGAGAATCAACAAACGATACATTagaatttaaaaaccttttagaAGAAGCTCGGAAAACTAAAGAACAAATAGATATACTTAGTTCTAAACTGGAAAAAGATCCAGAAGATGCCAATAAAGTTTCTAACGTTTCAAAGAAAAGCAAAACCGAtgaagaaagtttaaaaaatgatattaacgTTGAAAGAGGTGTTCGGCAATTGCtggtaaaacatttaatacaagTGCAAATTGAAAATCACAGAAAAGAAGAAGCTTTGGAAACTCTTTTAAGACATTTTCCAGTAAGCACAAGCGATTTAAAAACATGGAACATGACCAAAGGAGCCCTTAAAGCCattattaaagcaaaattaacttTACTAGAACCAGTTGTGAAAACAAAGAAAGCTGCTTAA
- the LOC105843905 gene encoding uncharacterized protein LOC105843905 isoform X1, which yields MKIIKLLLFREPCKPSYEIMMIFVYLFCYVFGCNYFYVYGYNLDRRVQPMFFRLKRYEDVDDTRSEAMPENYQTRSKLVNIPSFINNLKSPLKPPPTRNNLFDLYRTDAGHLEMEPFGLNSEEPDLLNINNMPSFLDFNEENANKVNNRIESYSRNSPQYNLVNKLQNLHINDYVQSSMEDPKTHLYNSMLLNAQHSRESFPLNQLEQNQLSLNNYLVSPTYSPSLESDRYINSNSIDDNSMHNSVISPIVQKPQQGDQIYPSRDLWSLMHERKSIDPLVKDTIEVDKEFSNADNKKEMTLNDRTSYFNTKNDASLLQNIIKTKSNEKDYKRVFDNETIVEYIIDDDKIINKTNDLTLLSENHGESTNDTLEFKNLLEEARKTKEQIDILSSKLEKDPEDANKVSNVSKKSKTDEESLKNDINVERGVRQLLVKHLIQVQIENHRKEEALETLLRHFPVSTSDLKTWNMTKGALKAIIKAKLTLLEPVVKTKKAA from the exons CAATTTAg ATAGAAGAGTGCAACCCATGTTTTTTCGGTTAAAACGTTACGAGGATGTTGATGATACTAGAAGTGAAGCTATGCCTGAAAATTATCAAACCAGGTCAAAGCTAGTCAATATtccaagttttataaataacttaaaaagccCACTAAAACCGCCGCCAACTAGAAATAACCTTTTTGATTTATATAGAACCGATGCTGGTCATCTAGAAATGGAACCATTCGGATTAAATTCGGAAGAGCCTGATTTGTTGAATATCAATAATATGCCATCTTTCTTAgattttaatgaagaaaatgcaaataaagtaaataatcgCATAGAAAGTTATTCAAGGAATTCCCCTCAATATAATCTCGTAAATAAACTACAAAACTTACATATCAATGACTATGTCCAGTCAAGCATGGAAGATCCAAAAACTCATTTGTATAATAGCATGCTTTTAAATGCGCAACACTCCAGAGAAAGTTTCCCTTTGAATCAGTTAGAACAAAACCAATTGTCTTTGAATAACTATTTAGTTAGTCCTACATATTCACCCTCTTTGGAAAGTGATCGCTATATAAATAGTAATTCGATAGATGATAACTCAATGCATAACAGCGTAATAAGTCCTATAGTTCAAAAACCTCAACAAGGTGATCAAATTTATCCATCGCGTGATTTATGGTCGTTAATGCATGAAAGAAAATCCATTGATCCGCTAGTAAAAGATACCATCGAAGTTGATAAAGAGTTCAGTAACGCggataacaaaaaagaaatgaCATTAAATGATAGAACATCAtactttaatacaaaaaatgatgcttctcttttacaaaatataataaagacaaaaagCAACGAAAAAGATTATAAACGAGTGTTTGATAATGAAACAATAGTCGAATATATTATTGACGacgataaaattattaataaaactaacgATTTAACCCTTTTGAGCGAAAACCACGGAGAATCAACAAACGATACATTagaatttaaaaaccttttagaAGAAGCTCGGAAAACTAAAGAACAAATAGATATACTTAGTTCTAAACTGGAAAAAGATCCAGAAGATGCCAATAAAGTTTCTAACGTTTCAAAGAAAAGCAAAACCGAtgaagaaagtttaaaaaatgatattaacgTTGAAAGAGGTGTTCGGCAATTGCtggtaaaacatttaatacaagTGCAAATTGAAAATCACAGAAAAGAAGAAGCTTTGGAAACTCTTTTAAGACATTTTCCAGTAAGCACAAGCGATTTAAAAACATGGAACATGACCAAAGGAGCCCTTAAAGCCattattaaagcaaaattaacttTACTAGAACCAGTTGTGAAAACAAAGAAAGCTGCTTAA